Below is a window of Paramagnetospirillum magneticum AMB-1 DNA.
GGACGTGCGCAACGTCAGCCTTTCCTCGCTGCGGTCCAAGATCGCCCTGGTCAGCCAGGAAATCACCCTGTTCGACGATTCCATCCGCGCCAACATCGCCTATGGCCGCTTCGGCGCCACCGACGAGGAGATCGAGGCTGCCGCCCGTTCCGCCGCCGCCCACGACTTCATCGTCAGTCTGCCCGAAGGCTACGACACCGTGGTGGGCGAGCGCGGACTGAACCTGTCGGGCGGCCAGCGCCAACGCCTGGCCATCGCGCGGGCCATGCTGAAGAACGCCCCCATCCTGCTGCTGGACGAAGCCACCAGCGCGCTGGACACCGAATCCGAGCGCCAGGTCCAGACCGCCCTGGAACTGCTGATGAGGGGCCGCACCACCATCGTCATCGCCCACCGCCTGTCCACGGTGGTCAACGCCGACCTGATCCACGTGCTGGACAAGGGCCGCGTCATCGAATCCGGCGACCACAACGCGCTGATGGCCAAGAACGGCACCTACGCCCGTCTCTACGCCATGCAGTTCGCCGAGGAAGCCGTCAAGGCCGGCAGCGGAGGCTAAAGCCCATGGGCCTGGCCAAGCGCATCGGCAAGAGCGAATGGCTGCGCGGCGCCCTGTGCTGGCTGGGTTCCCTCTATATCCGCCTCGTCCATCTCACCGGACGCTGGAGCGTGGTCAATGGCGGCCATGCCCAGGCGCTGTGGGATCAGGGCAAGCCCTTCATTCTGGCCTTCTGGCACGGCCGTATCCTGATGATGCCTAAGTCCTGGCGCCAAAGCGTTCCCATCCACATGCTGATCAGCCAGCATCGCGACGGCCAGCTGATCGCCCGCACAGTCTCGCATTTCGGCATCGAGACGGTGCAGGGCTCGACCACGCGGGGTGGCAGCGCGGCGCTGCGGGCCATGCTGAAATTCCTCAAATCCGGCGAATGCGTCGGCATCACCCCCGATGGCCCCAAGGGACCGCGCATGCGCGCCTCGGACGGCATCGTGGCGGTGGCCCGGCTGGCCGGGGTCCCTATCCTGCCCGCCACCTTTGCCACCAGCCGCCGGACATTGCTGGGCAGCTGGGACCGCTTTGCCGTGGCCCAGCCGTTCTCACGGGGGGTCTTCGTCTGGGGCGACCCCATTCTGGTCGCCAAGGATGCCGACGAGGCCGCCATGGAAGCGGCCCGCCGGGCGGTGGAAGACAGCCTCAACGCCATCACCCGGGACGCCGATGCCCGCGTGGGCCAGACCTCGCCCGAGCCGGCTGCGGCTGAGGGGGCGCCATGATCTATCGCCTCTACCGGGGACTGACCACCCTGGGCGGCCCGCTGATCGCCGCCTATCTGGAGCGGCGCAAGGCGCGGGGCAAGGAAGACGGCACCCGCTTTCCCGAACGTCTGGGGCATCCTGGAACCGCCCGCCCCGCCGGGCCGCTGGTGTGGATGCACGGCGCCTCGGTGGGCGAGGCCCTGTCCATGCTGCCCCTGGTGGAGCGCCTGCTCGGCCGGGGCCTGTCGGTGCTGATGACCACCGGCACCGTGACCTCGGCCCGCCTGCTGGCCGAGCGCCTGCCCCG
It encodes the following:
- a CDS encoding lysophospholipid acyltransferase family protein, with amino-acid sequence MGLAKRIGKSEWLRGALCWLGSLYIRLVHLTGRWSVVNGGHAQALWDQGKPFILAFWHGRILMMPKSWRQSVPIHMLISQHRDGQLIARTVSHFGIETVQGSTTRGGSAALRAMLKFLKSGECVGITPDGPKGPRMRASDGIVAVARLAGVPILPATFATSRRTLLGSWDRFAVAQPFSRGVFVWGDPILVAKDADEAAMEAARRAVEDSLNAITRDADARVGQTSPEPAAAEGAP